Proteins encoded together in one Cicer arietinum cultivar CDC Frontier isolate Library 1 chromosome 4, Cicar.CDCFrontier_v2.0, whole genome shotgun sequence window:
- the LOC101509943 gene encoding CRAL-TRIO domain-containing protein YKL091C isoform X1, which yields MAEGTDFALIQLRNSLQKLGSSSEGYEDPTLMRFLIARSMEPEKAAKMFVQWQKWRETMVPNGFISDSEVPDELETRKIFLQGLSKDKYPVMIVKASRHFPSKDQIQFKKFVIHLLDKTIASAFKGREVGNEKLIGVLDLQNISYKNVDPRSLITGFQFIQAYYPERLAKCYILHMPWFFVSVWKLVSGFLDKSTQEKIVIINNENERKEFISDVSEEVLPEEYGGRAKLVAIQDVEVRPLENGKTN from the exons ATGGCTGAAGGAACAGACTTTGCACTCATCCAACTCAGAAACTCTCTTCAGAAGCTTGGTTCTTCTTCAGAG GGTTATGAGGACCCTACACTAATGAGGTTTTTGATTGCTCGGTCAATGGAACCAGAAAAGGCAGCAAAGATGTTTGTCCAGTGGCAGAAATGGAGAGAGACTATGGTGCCTAATGGGTTCATTTCAGATTCTGAAGTTCCTGATGAATTGGAAACTAGAAAGATCTTTTTGCAAGGATTGTCTAAGGATAAATACCCTGTGATGATTGTCAAAGCAAGTAGACACTTCCCTTCCAAGGATCAGATTCAATTCAAGA AATTTGTTATACATTTACTGGACAAGACAATTGCAAG tGCTTTCAAGGGAAGGGAGGTAGGAAATGAAAAGTTGATTGGGGTTCTTGATCTGCAGAATATTTCGTATAAGAATGTCGACCCACGTAGTTTAATTACTGGATTTCAATTTATACAG GCTTACTACCCTGAACGTTTAGCAAAGTGCTATATTTTACATATGCCATGGTTTTTTGTGAGTGTTTGGAAACTAGTTTCTGGATTCCTAGACAAATCAACTCAAGAAAAG ATTGTAATTATAAACAACGAGAATGAGAGAAAGGAGTTCATTAGTGATGTTAGTGAAGAAGTTCTCCCTGAAGAGTATGGTGGAAGAGCAAAGCTTGTAGCTATCCAAGATGTTGAAGTCAGACCACTGGAAAATGGaaaaacaaattga
- the LOC101509943 gene encoding CRAL-TRIO domain-containing protein YKL091C isoform X2, giving the protein MFVQWQKWRETMVPNGFISDSEVPDELETRKIFLQGLSKDKYPVMIVKASRHFPSKDQIQFKKFVIHLLDKTIASAFKGREVGNEKLIGVLDLQNISYKNVDPRSLITGFQFIQAYYPERLAKCYILHMPWFFVSVWKLVSGFLDKSTQEKIVIINNENERKEFISDVSEEVLPEEYGGRAKLVAIQDVEVRPLENGKTN; this is encoded by the exons ATGTTTGTCCAGTGGCAGAAATGGAGAGAGACTATGGTGCCTAATGGGTTCATTTCAGATTCTGAAGTTCCTGATGAATTGGAAACTAGAAAGATCTTTTTGCAAGGATTGTCTAAGGATAAATACCCTGTGATGATTGTCAAAGCAAGTAGACACTTCCCTTCCAAGGATCAGATTCAATTCAAGA AATTTGTTATACATTTACTGGACAAGACAATTGCAAG tGCTTTCAAGGGAAGGGAGGTAGGAAATGAAAAGTTGATTGGGGTTCTTGATCTGCAGAATATTTCGTATAAGAATGTCGACCCACGTAGTTTAATTACTGGATTTCAATTTATACAG GCTTACTACCCTGAACGTTTAGCAAAGTGCTATATTTTACATATGCCATGGTTTTTTGTGAGTGTTTGGAAACTAGTTTCTGGATTCCTAGACAAATCAACTCAAGAAAAG ATTGTAATTATAAACAACGAGAATGAGAGAAAGGAGTTCATTAGTGATGTTAGTGAAGAAGTTCTCCCTGAAGAGTATGGTGGAAGAGCAAAGCTTGTAGCTATCCAAGATGTTGAAGTCAGACCACTGGAAAATGGaaaaacaaattga